In Methanothermococcus thermolithotrophicus DSM 2095, one DNA window encodes the following:
- a CDS encoding MJ0144 family RNA dihydrouridine synthase-like protein, with protein sequence MEQQVLNKNNINKIVLAPMAGITDGDFCKKLGTGLFGIVTIGAYNLDEETLVASEKIAKRGRKEFVYNLNDFEELIVSEIKKAKESRALVSINIRFIDIDKSLDRIKTIGKHADIIELNCHCRQKEITDLGIGQELLKKENNERLKNFLVKISDLNLKTPIFLKVRANYVSVAELIYNLNCVKDYFHGIHIDCFNPGKDYADLDYLKAMRNNFKDKIIIGNNSIRSIGDAKNMLKYADFVSVARCVLSGNVEWIKEFNRTQI encoded by the coding sequence ATGGAACAGCAAGTATTGAATAAAAATAATATAAATAAAATAGTTTTGGCTCCAATGGCCGGAATAACTGACGGGGATTTTTGTAAAAAACTAGGCACTGGTTTATTTGGTATCGTCACTATCGGGGCATATAATTTAGATGAGGAAACTTTAGTAGCCAGTGAAAAAATTGCTAAAAGAGGCAGAAAAGAGTTTGTTTATAACTTGAATGATTTTGAAGAATTGATTGTATCTGAAATAAAAAAGGCAAAGGAAAGTAGAGCTCTTGTTTCGATAAATATAAGGTTTATAGATATAGATAAAAGTTTGGATAGAATAAAAACCATTGGAAAACACGCCGATATAATTGAATTAAACTGCCATTGTAGGCAGAAAGAAATTACAGATTTAGGTATTGGTCAAGAGCTCTTAAAAAAAGAAAACAATGAAAGATTAAAAAACTTTTTAGTTAAAATATCGGACTTAAATCTAAAAACTCCTATTTTTCTAAAGGTAAGGGCCAACTATGTTAGTGTCGCTGAACTAATATACAACTTAAACTGCGTGAAAGATTATTTCCATGGGATACACATAGATTGTTTTAATCCTGGCAAAGACTATGCCGATTTGGATTATTTAAAAGCCATGCGAAACAACTTTAAAGATAAAATTATTATTGGAAACAACTCAATAAGATCCATTGGAGATGCAAAAAATATGCTTAAATATGCCGATTTTGTTTCAGTTGCACGATGTGTTTTGAGTGGAAATGTAGAATGGATTAAAGAATTCAATAGAACGCAGATATAA
- a CDS encoding CBS domain-containing protein, with amino-acid sequence MKEIMDVKVKDIMTKDVVSVSPEEGVVEAFEILLKYKISCLPVVDNDKKVIGIITTTDIGYNLIIDKYTLDTRVSDVMTKNVVTVSPEDSIVEAIKKMDMFGNGQEIINQLPVTDEEKKLVGIISDGDIIRVISKSL; translated from the coding sequence ATGAAAGAAATTATGGATGTAAAAGTCAAAGACATAATGACAAAGGATGTTGTTTCAGTTTCACCAGAAGAAGGTGTGGTTGAAGCTTTTGAAATCCTTCTAAAATATAAGATAAGCTGTTTGCCAGTAGTTGATAACGATAAAAAAGTTATTGGAATAATAACTACTACAGACATAGGTTATAATTTAATAATAGATAAATACACACTTGATACCAGGGTTAGTGATGTAATGACCAAAAACGTTGTTACGGTAAGTCCTGAAGATTCAATTGTTGAGGCAATAAAAAAGATGGATATGTTTGGAAATGGACAGGAAATAATAAATCAACTTCCAGTAACTGATGAAGAAAAAAAATTGGTAGGAATAATCTCTGATGGAGATATTATAAGGGTAATTTCCAAATCATTATAA
- a CDS encoding DUF1611 domain-containing protein: MIKKAKLSHENKVSSGIKRFSDLKIDDRDYDTFIWTKEILEPEEIDIWKKTIENEIKNGKNIYNMARLYRAHDFAELVELAKKYGVNVFDCSDPNKFEKLKDYAEMGLNGINGTVITIMGTGRQCGKFTTSMVLKKCLEKYYNVGIVGTEPQSAICGADEMVIPQVIPACHVASTIFGAIKKVDLENKDIIIVSGQTGIFSDPLEVGTGRGGGVISLSILLGSRPDFILLASNTADSKEIKRNINLVEDLTGKKVIGVTLNGKNISTTISDSEKQGSSNNQNLEDIINKLNLELGIPVAEVIKGINLQNLVDEIVKNIK, translated from the coding sequence ATGATTAAAAAGGCTAAATTATCCCATGAAAACAAAGTTTCAAGTGGAATCAAGAGATTTAGTGATTTAAAAATAGATGACAGAGACTATGACACATTCATATGGACTAAGGAAATTCTTGAACCTGAAGAAATCGATATCTGGAAGAAAACCATTGAAAACGAAATAAAAAATGGAAAAAATATATACAATATGGCAAGACTCTACAGAGCTCATGATTTTGCTGAGCTCGTGGAGCTCGCTAAAAAGTATGGAGTAAATGTTTTCGATTGTTCAGACCCAAACAAATTTGAAAAATTAAAAGATTATGCTGAAATGGGACTAAATGGAATTAATGGAACGGTAATAACAATAATGGGCACAGGCCGGCAGTGTGGAAAATTCACAACATCAATGGTTTTAAAAAAATGCCTTGAAAAATACTACAACGTAGGAATTGTAGGAACTGAACCTCAGTCAGCCATATGTGGTGCAGATGAAATGGTAATCCCTCAGGTTATACCTGCCTGTCATGTAGCTTCCACAATATTTGGGGCGATTAAAAAAGTTGATTTGGAAAATAAGGACATTATCATAGTTTCAGGACAGACTGGTATTTTTTCAGACCCTTTAGAGGTTGGAACTGGTAGAGGCGGCGGAGTAATTAGTTTATCCATCTTATTAGGTTCAAGACCTGATTTTATACTATTGGCATCAAATACTGCAGATTCAAAAGAAATAAAACGTAACATTAACTTAGTGGAAGATTTAACTGGAAAAAAAGTCATCGGCGTTACATTAAACGGCAAAAATATATCCACCACAATCTCAGATTCTGAAAAACAGGGTTCTTCAAACAACCAAAATCTGGAGGACATTATAAATAAACTAAATTTAGAATTAGGAATACCTGTAGCAGAGGTTATAAAAGGCATTAATCTGCAAAATCTCGTAGATGAAATAGTAAAAAATATAAAATAA
- a CDS encoding GMC family oxidoreductase N-terminal domain-containing protein, which yields MYNYDFIVIGSGVGGSTVLKELSKFFPDKRILLIEKGDMPQYAIEEDCVDVLYSNSLGGAVVFSVGNAIRIKLKDIKIEDEIYEEIEKELNVSAVPMEFINDTTKRFFDFGFERTPKYIDFSKCNKCGMCAHRPCDAKWTPLDFIKKSNADIIINCEVINIKKDGDIFSVECIDRNENRRKIFKSKKVIVSAGGIDSPRILSSILDNEHLGKNLFVDTFVTVGGILKGANFNKEVPMSIHKKYKDFILATHYSMLLYDRIKEYENVNKEDIIGFMVKIKDESVGEVGKDYVKKPITKKDAQIMSEGVGTVSSMLSEVGIDRIYSTIPRGSHPGGTCAVGKVVDKNFETEVENLFVCDASVFSEAPGAPPILAIIGIGKKLANYLKTIKS from the coding sequence ATGTATAATTATGACTTTATTGTGATAGGTTCAGGAGTAGGAGGCAGTACTGTCTTAAAGGAGTTGAGTAAATTCTTTCCAGATAAAAGAATACTGTTAATTGAAAAGGGAGATATGCCCCAATATGCAATAGAAGAAGACTGTGTGGATGTACTGTATTCAAACTCCCTTGGTGGTGCTGTGGTATTTTCAGTAGGAAATGCGATTAGGATAAAATTAAAGGACATAAAAATTGAAGATGAAATATATGAAGAGATAGAGAAGGAGTTGAATGTCAGTGCAGTTCCAATGGAATTTATCAACGATACCACAAAAAGATTTTTTGATTTTGGATTTGAAAGGACTCCAAAATATATAGATTTCAGTAAATGTAATAAATGCGGAATGTGTGCCCATAGGCCATGTGATGCAAAATGGACTCCTCTGGATTTTATAAAAAAATCAAATGCCGACATAATAATTAATTGTGAAGTAATTAACATTAAAAAAGACGGAGATATTTTCTCTGTTGAATGTATAGATAGAAATGAGAACAGAAGGAAGATCTTTAAATCCAAAAAAGTTATAGTTTCAGCAGGTGGAATAGATTCACCAAGAATATTGAGCAGTATATTGGATAATGAGCACCTTGGAAAAAATCTCTTTGTAGATACATTTGTTACAGTTGGTGGAATATTAAAAGGAGCAAATTTCAACAAAGAAGTTCCTATGTCTATACATAAAAAATACAAAGATTTTATTCTTGCAACCCATTACTCTATGTTACTCTACGATAGGATCAAAGAATACGAGAATGTAAATAAAGAAGATATAATCGGGTTTATGGTGAAGATAAAGGATGAAAGTGTTGGTGAAGTTGGAAAAGATTATGTAAAGAAACCTATAACAAAAAAAGATGCTCAAATAATGTCTGAAGGAGTTGGAACCGTATCCAGCATGCTTAGTGAAGTTGGGATAGACAGGATATACTCTACAATTCCAAGGGGCTCCCATCCTGGAGGAACCTGTGCAGTTGGAAAGGTTGTAGATAAAAACTTTGAGACAGAGGTGGAGAACCTGTTTGTGTGTGATGCTTCTGTATTCTCCGAAGCTCCAGGAGCTCCACCAATTCTTGCAATAATCGGAATTGGAAAAAAACTTGCCAATTATCTAAAAACTATAAAATCATAA
- a CDS encoding ribose-phosphate diphosphokinase, with protein sequence MIIVTGSNSQDLAYRVAKLSNSKLMRVESKKFPDGEIYVRIHGDVKGEDAVLIQTQSSQNDAIIETILLCEALRDEGAESITVVAPYLAYARQDKKFNSGEPISIKALAKLYSTVCDRFITINPHEVHIEKFFSIPFIYGDAVGKLAEYFKDKLDNPIILSPDRGAIELAKRASEVLSCEYDYLEKTRISPTEIKIAPKNLDVNGRDVLIVDDIISTGGTMATAIGMLKELGAKKVMASCVHPVLIGDALNKLYMGGADEVVGTDTYLSEVSKVSVDTVIADLLKK encoded by the coding sequence GTGATAATAGTAACTGGTTCCAATTCCCAAGATTTAGCCTACAGGGTGGCCAAATTATCAAACTCAAAACTTATGAGAGTTGAATCAAAGAAGTTTCCTGATGGAGAAATATATGTTAGAATCCACGGTGATGTAAAAGGAGAAGATGCTGTTTTAATTCAAACACAGAGTAGCCAAAATGATGCAATAATTGAAACTATATTACTATGTGAAGCCCTAAGGGACGAAGGTGCAGAAAGTATAACTGTAGTTGCCCCTTATTTGGCATATGCTAGGCAGGATAAAAAATTCAACAGTGGAGAACCTATAAGCATTAAGGCTTTAGCAAAGTTATATTCAACTGTTTGTGACAGATTTATAACCATAAACCCCCATGAAGTACATATTGAAAAGTTCTTTAGTATTCCATTCATATACGGGGACGCAGTTGGTAAATTGGCAGAATATTTCAAGGATAAATTGGACAATCCAATCATACTTTCCCCAGATAGGGGAGCTATTGAGTTGGCAAAAAGAGCTTCCGAAGTACTAAGCTGTGAATACGATTACCTTGAAAAAACGAGAATTTCACCAACTGAAATAAAAATAGCCCCTAAAAATTTAGATGTAAATGGAAGGGATGTATTAATTGTTGATGACATAATATCCACCGGAGGAACAATGGCAACTGCAATAGGCATGTTAAAAGAGCTGGGGGCTAAAAAAGTAATGGCATCCTGTGTCCATCCTGTTCTAATTGGGGATGCATTAAACAAGCTCTACATGGGTGGGGCCGATGAGGTTGTAGGTACAGATACCTATCTATCAGAAGTCAGTAAGGTCAGTGTTGATACAGTAATTGCCGATTTATTGAAAAAATAA
- the comD gene encoding sulfopyruvate decarboxylase subunit alpha, which produces MNATEAIYKAIKKSGIDFITSVPCANLSNLLKLVDQCSEKELIHIPVTREEEGIGVCAGAHLAGKKTAILMQNSGLGNSINAIGSLCKVYQIPLTMIISHRGDLKEKIPAQIPMGQWTKKLLETVEIPYYCPKTPEEAYKLVIYASELSTTMGYPVAILLDGLYWEYD; this is translated from the coding sequence ATGAATGCAACTGAGGCAATTTATAAGGCAATCAAAAAATCAGGAATAGATTTTATAACTAGTGTTCCATGTGCAAATTTGAGTAATCTTTTAAAACTTGTTGATCAGTGTAGTGAGAAGGAATTAATTCATATTCCTGTAACAAGAGAAGAAGAAGGTATAGGGGTGTGTGCAGGAGCTCACCTGGCTGGGAAAAAAACAGCCATATTAATGCAGAATTCAGGTCTGGGAAATTCAATAAATGCAATAGGTTCCCTCTGTAAAGTTTATCAGATTCCATTAACTATGATAATCAGTCACCGAGGGGATTTAAAGGAAAAAATTCCTGCTCAAATACCTATGGGCCAATGGACTAAGAAATTACTTGAAACTGTTGAAATTCCATATTACTGTCCAAAAACTCCAGAAGAGGCCTATAAACTAGTTATTTATGCTTCTGAGCTTTCAACTACAATGGGATATCCTGTAGCTATTTTATTGGATGGACTTTATTGGGAATATGATTAA
- a CDS encoding tRNA (N(6)-L-threonylcarbamoyladenosine(37)-C(2))-methylthiotransferase gives MTVKIYVEGYGCTLNSADTTIIENSIKEFKDFQIIDKDEDADIVVINTCIVRLETEHKMISRIKYLRSLNKKVVVAGCMAKALREKLEGISDILIMPKEAHLSGKMLHNLFNERIEKEIIPKDRNKNKIGKIGIDSNNLNDKLKYLKPSKNSIIVPLPICEGCVGKCSYCIVKVARGRLISYDREFIVKKADELIKNGAKCLLVTAQDTACYGFDRNDNLPNLINDLCSIEGKFGMRIGMMHAKNALEILDELVESYKNDKVTKFLHLPIQSGDDGVLKDMKREYTVDEFISVISEFRRKIKNLNFTTDVIVGFPTETEEAFENTLEILKKLKPDYTHGAKYTQRKYTEAARLKQVDTKIRKRRSEILNELRRELSYENNKKHIGEKFEILVTGKNEGITENCKPVKFNEDAEIGTFRTIKITEAKTFGLFGELK, from the coding sequence ATGACTGTAAAAATATATGTTGAAGGATATGGTTGCACTTTAAACTCTGCAGATACCACGATAATAGAAAATTCCATCAAAGAATTTAAAGACTTCCAAATAATAGACAAAGATGAAGATGCCGACATTGTAGTTATAAACACCTGTATAGTTAGATTGGAAACAGAACATAAAATGATTTCAAGGATAAAGTATCTCAGATCATTGAATAAAAAAGTTGTTGTAGCAGGTTGTATGGCAAAAGCTCTAAGGGAAAAATTAGAAGGTATTTCAGATATTTTAATAATGCCTAAAGAAGCCCATTTATCTGGAAAGATGCTCCATAATTTATTCAATGAGCGTATAGAAAAAGAAATCATACCGAAAGACAGAAATAAAAATAAAATAGGTAAAATTGGAATAGATTCCAATAACTTAAACGATAAATTGAAATATTTAAAGCCCTCAAAAAATTCAATAATTGTACCTCTTCCAATATGTGAAGGATGTGTTGGAAAATGCTCCTACTGTATTGTAAAAGTTGCTAGAGGTAGGTTAATATCTTACGACAGAGAATTTATTGTAAAAAAAGCCGATGAACTAATAAAAAACGGTGCAAAATGCCTATTGGTTACCGCCCAGGATACTGCATGCTATGGTTTTGATAGAAACGATAATCTTCCAAACCTAATAAACGATTTATGCTCAATAGAAGGGAAATTTGGAATGAGAATTGGAATGATGCATGCAAAAAACGCTCTAGAAATTTTAGACGAACTGGTTGAATCTTATAAAAACGACAAGGTTACCAAATTTTTACATCTGCCAATCCAAAGCGGTGATGACGGAGTTTTAAAGGACATGAAAAGAGAATATACTGTTGATGAATTCATCTCGGTAATAAGTGAATTCAGAAGAAAGATAAAAAACCTAAACTTCACAACAGATGTTATTGTAGGTTTTCCAACTGAAACAGAGGAAGCATTTGAGAACACCTTAGAGATATTGAAAAAACTAAAGCCAGATTACACTCATGGGGCAAAATACACCCAAAGAAAATATACCGAAGCTGCAAGACTTAAACAGGTGGATACAAAAATAAGAAAAAGAAGATCTGAGATATTAAACGAATTAAGAAGAGAACTGAGCTATGAAAACAATAAAAAACATATTGGAGAGAAATTTGAAATATTGGTTACTGGGAAAAACGAAGGAATAACTGAAAATTGTAAACCAGTTAAGTTTAACGAAGATGCTGAGATTGGAACCTTTAGAACCATAAAAATAACTGAAGCTAAAACTTTCGGTTTATTTGGAGAGCTTAAGTAA
- a CDS encoding methyl-accepting chemotaxis protein: MNKLKNVSLKTKLIIMTAMLSILSITVAGFYSYDTAKSSLLDEEFNKLDAVKIIKKNQIEAYFNTKRKDIETLSELPSIRKALRDYTEAYKKGINSVEYKESEKKWNGILSTYTKKHNYYDLFLIDKNGNVVYTVCREPDYATNLINGPYASTGLGIAFKEALNGKFKITDIEHYAPSNDAPAMFMAVPVYDDGELIGVLALQIPLDEISKIMNERTGLGDTGETYLVGKDLLMRSDSRFSNEPTTLKLKVDTETAKLAIEGKEGHKIITDYRGVPVLSSYAPVTICGQIKWGILSEIDLAEAMAPVDDLRNNIIIGLIVLALLSSAAAYYILEHLIIRYLRELENILDELIKGNLEIEPKIKFNNDEIGRLYDKVSTLVENLQEEAKRQLEDKKALAQTFKELTMTMQKVAEGDLTVRMDESGKQNKLQKTINMMIDNMSNLINELKAQIIDLNKEIKTLREEIERAKETSDQVTDAASQVATAATDQANKLQDISQDLEGTGEAAEKVYNAAIDAVNSANEIEENSETGVNKVENAIDTMQRITNVIDDLGRAIQELGDESKKINEVTVLIKDIAEQTGLLALNASIEAARAGEAGKGFAVVASEIKSLAEEIGKSVDDIAKTISGIQSRIEKTIDLGLTGKDEVDKGVVAIDEVNSAFMKIKESVDKAMVKINAIKEDSKRASENVQQALRNVQDIASISEEFAATAEELTASAEEQNRIMDEISKATDKIADVSDRVSESASKFKV; this comes from the coding sequence ATGAACAAACTAAAAAATGTATCATTGAAAACAAAATTGATAATCATGACTGCAATGCTGTCTATACTATCTATTACAGTAGCAGGTTTTTATTCATACGATACAGCAAAAAGCAGTTTATTGGATGAAGAGTTTAACAAACTTGACGCAGTGAAAATCATTAAAAAGAATCAAATTGAAGCATATTTCAATACTAAAAGAAAAGACATTGAAACACTTTCTGAATTACCATCAATAAGAAAGGCCCTGAGAGACTATACTGAGGCGTATAAAAAAGGAATAAATTCAGTAGAATATAAAGAGAGTGAAAAAAAATGGAATGGTATTTTATCAACATATACAAAAAAACATAACTATTACGATTTATTTTTAATAGACAAAAATGGAAACGTAGTATATACAGTATGTAGAGAACCGGATTATGCAACAAACTTAATAAACGGGCCTTATGCATCAACAGGTTTAGGAATAGCGTTTAAAGAGGCATTAAATGGAAAATTCAAGATAACTGACATTGAACATTACGCACCATCCAACGACGCACCTGCAATGTTTATGGCGGTGCCAGTTTATGATGATGGGGAATTAATAGGAGTGTTAGCTCTTCAAATACCATTGGATGAGATAAGTAAAATAATGAACGAAAGAACTGGACTTGGCGATACTGGTGAAACTTACCTGGTAGGTAAGGATTTATTGATGAGATCTGATTCAAGATTCTCAAATGAACCAACAACATTAAAATTGAAAGTAGATACTGAAACAGCAAAATTGGCCATTGAAGGAAAAGAAGGTCATAAAATAATCACCGATTATAGGGGTGTTCCAGTACTGAGCTCATATGCCCCTGTAACAATATGTGGGCAAATTAAATGGGGAATATTATCTGAAATCGACTTAGCCGAGGCAATGGCACCAGTAGATGACTTGAGAAATAATATAATAATTGGCTTGATAGTATTGGCATTACTGTCCTCTGCTGCAGCATATTACATCTTAGAGCACTTAATAATAAGATATTTGAGAGAGCTCGAAAACATTCTGGACGAATTAATAAAAGGCAATTTGGAAATAGAACCAAAAATAAAATTCAACAATGATGAGATAGGTAGGTTGTATGATAAAGTGAGTACGTTGGTTGAAAACCTGCAAGAAGAGGCCAAACGACAACTTGAAGATAAAAAAGCACTGGCACAAACATTTAAAGAGCTTACCATGACTATGCAGAAAGTTGCCGAAGGAGATCTAACAGTGAGAATGGATGAAAGTGGAAAACAGAACAAACTTCAAAAAACCATCAACATGATGATAGACAACATGTCAAACCTAATAAATGAACTAAAAGCTCAAATAATCGACTTAAACAAAGAGATAAAAACACTAAGGGAAGAAATTGAAAGGGCAAAGGAAACCTCCGATCAAGTAACAGACGCAGCTTCACAGGTGGCAACAGCTGCAACAGATCAGGCTAATAAACTACAGGACATTTCACAGGATTTAGAGGGTACCGGAGAAGCTGCTGAGAAAGTCTACAATGCAGCTATTGATGCGGTAAATTCAGCAAATGAAATAGAGGAAAACTCAGAAACTGGAGTTAATAAAGTTGAAAATGCAATAGACACAATGCAGAGGATCACAAACGTAATAGATGACTTAGGAAGGGCAATTCAAGAGCTCGGAGACGAGAGCAAGAAAATCAACGAAGTTACTGTATTGATTAAAGATATTGCTGAACAAACTGGATTACTGGCTTTAAACGCTTCTATTGAAGCTGCAAGAGCTGGAGAAGCTGGAAAAGGATTTGCAGTTGTTGCAAGTGAAATTAAATCACTGGCAGAAGAGATTGGTAAATCTGTGGATGATATTGCCAAAACCATTTCAGGCATCCAAAGTAGAATCGAAAAAACCATTGATTTGGGATTAACTGGTAAAGATGAAGTCGACAAAGGAGTTGTAGCCATAGATGAGGTAAACAGTGCGTTTATGAAAATTAAAGAAAGTGTAGATAAAGCGATGGTAAAAATAAATGCCATTAAAGAAGACTCCAAACGGGCATCAGAGAACGTACAGCAGGCATTGAGAAACGTTCAAGATATTGCTTCAATATCTGAGGAATTTGCAGCTACTGCTGAAGAATTAACAGCAAGTGCAGAAGAACAGAATAGAATCATGGACGAGATAAGCAAAGCTACTGATAAAATAGCAGACGTTTCAGATAGGGTATCTGAATCAGCTAGTAAATTTAAAGTTTAA
- a CDS encoding methyl-accepting chemotaxis protein, translated as MLRNISVKTKILSTIAILVLIIMGVSSTVIMVHKSMEHDGHVINLAGKQRMLIQKMTKEAFVYKVEREENDRKDLKETSELFDKTLNGLISGSEELGIPPAPDKVKPQLLKVKQLWDPYYEKIKIIYSKNPDDPEVEEALNYLDEHDAELLTEMNKAVMLYSNLYDEKLKFANNVAMASTVLALLFSIVSIIIIKKTVLDYIDELRRILAELANKNYDVKPEMEFNKDEIGELFNNVKQIINNLNEDMRKQEEDKKALAKTFKELTITMQKVAEGDLTVRMDESGKQNRLQKTINKTLDNMSNLINELKAQIIDLNKEIKTLREEIERAKETSDQVADAASQVATAATDQANKLQDISQDLENTGEVVNDTYNAAIDAVNSAEEIEENSKTGVQKVENAIDTMQRITNVIDDLGRAIQELGDESKKINEVTVLIKDIAEQTGLLALNASIEAARAGEAGKGFAVVASEIKSLAEEIGKSVDDIAKTITGIHKRVEKTIDLGLTGKDEVDKGVVAIDEVNNAFMKIKESVDKAMIKINAIKEDSQQASENVQQALSNVQDIASISEEFAATAEELTASAEEQNRIMDEISKATDKIADVSDRVSESADRFNV; from the coding sequence GTGCTCAGAAATATATCTGTAAAGACCAAGATTTTATCCACCATAGCAATTTTGGTGCTTATTATTATGGGGGTATCCTCAACAGTAATAATGGTTCATAAAAGTATGGAGCATGATGGTCATGTGATCAACCTTGCAGGAAAACAGAGAATGTTAATCCAAAAGATGACAAAAGAGGCTTTTGTATATAAGGTTGAGCGTGAAGAAAATGATAGAAAAGATTTAAAAGAAACTTCAGAGCTATTCGACAAAACATTAAATGGCTTGATATCAGGTAGTGAGGAATTGGGTATCCCTCCTGCTCCCGATAAAGTCAAGCCACAACTTCTTAAAGTAAAGCAACTATGGGATCCATACTATGAGAAAATAAAAATAATATATTCAAAAAATCCTGATGATCCAGAGGTTGAAGAAGCATTAAACTACCTGGATGAACACGATGCGGAACTATTAACTGAAATGAACAAAGCAGTAATGTTGTATAGCAACCTATACGATGAAAAACTTAAATTTGCAAATAATGTAGCAATGGCATCCACGGTATTGGCATTATTGTTCAGTATCGTCTCAATAATCATTATAAAGAAAACAGTTTTAGATTATATCGATGAGCTCAGAAGGATATTGGCCGAATTAGCCAACAAGAACTATGATGTAAAACCTGAAATGGAATTTAACAAGGATGAAATTGGAGAACTATTCAACAATGTCAAACAGATAATCAACAACTTAAATGAAGATATGAGAAAACAGGAAGAGGATAAAAAAGCATTGGCTAAAACATTTAAAGAACTTACCATAACTATGCAGAAAGTTGCCGAAGGAGATCTAACAGTGAGAATGGATGAAAGTGGAAAACAGAACAGACTCCAAAAAACCATTAATAAAACATTAGACAACATGTCAAACCTAATAAATGAACTAAAAGCTCAAATAATCGACTTAAACAAAGAGATAAAAACACTAAGGGAAGAAATTGAAAGGGCAAAAGAAACCTCAGATCAGGTTGCAGATGCAGCTTCACAGGTTGCCACAGCTGCAACAGATCAGGCAAACAAACTACAGGACATTTCGCAGGACTTGGAGAACACCGGAGAAGTTGTTAATGATACATACAACGCAGCTATTGATGCGGTAAATTCAGCTGAAGAGATAGAAGAAAACTCAAAAACTGGTGTACAGAAGGTTGAAAATGCAATAGACACAATGCAGAGAATCACAAACGTAATAGATGACTTAGGAAGGGCAATTCAAGAGCTCGGAGACGAGAGCAAGAAAATCAACGAAGTTACTGTATTGATTAAAGATATTGCTGAACAAACTGGATTACTGGCTTTAAACGCTTCTATTGAAGCTGCAAGAGCTGGAGAAGCTGGAAAAGGATTTGCAGTTGTTGCAAGTGAAATTAAATCACTGGCAGAAGAGATTGGTAAATCTGTGGATGATATTGCCAAAACCATTACAGGAATACATAAAAGAGTTGAAAAAACAATCGACCTCGGCCTTACAGGTAAGGACGAAGTGGATAAAGGAGTCGTGGCAATAGATGAGGTAAATAATGCATTTATGAAAATCAAAGAAAGTGTAGATAAAGCAATGATAAAAATAAATGCTATTAAAGAAGACTCACAGCAAGCTTCAGAGAACGTACAGCAGGCATTAAGCAATGTTCAAGATATTGCTTCAATATCTGAGGAATTTGCAGCTACTGCGGAAGAACTAACCGCTAGTGCTGAAGAACAGAATAGAATCATGGACGAGATAAGCAAAGCTACTGATAAAATAGCAGACGTTTCAGATAGAGTATCTGAATCAGCCGATAGATTTAACGTTTAA